Proteins co-encoded in one Carassius gibelio isolate Cgi1373 ecotype wild population from Czech Republic chromosome A15, carGib1.2-hapl.c, whole genome shotgun sequence genomic window:
- the LOC128029225 gene encoding NLR family member X1-like encodes MWRFGRPSGTEVLRWRCQGLPRDICCKFHTRALRKTFNLNLRTVGICGSVNRHHFSFPTKTTSSYKNTWRELRTSMCYSISGSTPRFFCTCEPITDPIEIHKQKLTLWFSHLPREERQFGGYFSTETMHVEPLILERHPDEDRGLNPFKEKTGTSPRPSLTAEQLFDANSNRNKARGLNVLLYGAVGTGKSTVVRKLMLDWCAGSVFSQFKLVLPFSCEDLSHLSKPTSLRDLVGKKYLHLRKTPYLSGDNDKAKDVLFIFNGMEKMKLDFRIGSTELCSDPNEALPSEAVVVNLLRKYLLPEASILVTTRLSAVDRVPKKYVNRYVQICGFSDPDRQSAYFTSRLLQQNEGKPGKAAETLIEMLYLNLQRESQLATACFLPSYCWLTCATLHLLHFTDTKSPIRTLTGIYTRFMRLNFGGEVITVDGNVSSQEQQNSLMLYVVRTVGKLAFDGVTNKRTSFSAEELEQWVGGKTKTDEELEQLAVFRTDVLDFFLVPRNDHGRDPESGGRRYVFAVPAMQEYLAALYVVLGENKSVLEKLTKEVSETLGHAGEDITSLLSILSKIIPFRIFAVFNLLKLFPKLFERVSSLSKGRIANTMTAEMFRSEDSFNEDVLDQLEQSLLGVHGPQPQEETYTRAFELYPIFMGGLLHYGNRRLLDQLGCSIKSHTVSQITRALRKHLIKGSQKKQPPEELMDLLVLLYEFQNPRLTAEVLQSIKTINLSNVRMTPHKCFVLSMVLSCTSSSFHLNELNLSSCHITPELLQMLWPAFHHTSNLNLQFNSLGPESCILLRDLLLEPNCTIKSLQLCDNYLTDAGISHLLEALSGNHSLQRLSLMHTGLGDRSAQMLAERLGQHDMLQELNVAFNNIGDGAALMLADACREHPHIHTVHLYLNQLTDVGKQSLYVRGGPRVKEGRRVKVLSSVTEGSDISEDWHPILSVIGKNSLSWDRGRVREQLLVFLKDLEWGRKQHQSFWKKMHFRRVESVVRQMLRLLEKSSDTGTGTSTK; translated from the exons ATGTGGCGATTTGGGAGGCCGTCTGGAACAGAAGTGTTAAGATGGAGATGCCAAGGGTTGCCAAGAGATATCTGCTGCAAATTTCACACCAGGGCTCTTCGGAAAA CCTTTAACTTAAACCTCCGAACAGTTGGCATCTGTGGTAGCGTAAATCGCCATCACTTCTCATTTCCAAC CAAGACAACAAGCTCTTATAAAAATACATGGAGAGAACTTAGAACATCTATGTGCTATTCCATCTCTGGATCCACCCCCAGGTTCTTTTGTACCTGTGAACCCATCACAG ATCCCATTGAGATCCACAAACAGAAGCTGACATTATGGTTCAGTCACCTTCCTCGAGAGGAGAGGCAATTCGGTGGCTACTTTTCTACCGAAACTATGCATGTGGAGCCACTTATCTTAGAGCGTCATCCAGATGAGGACAGAGGTCTTAACCCCTTCAAAGAAAAGACAGGCACATCTCCACGTCCCTCTCTCACGGCTGAGCAGCTGTTTGATGCTAACAGTAATAGAAACAAGGCACGAGGACTAAATGTTTTGCTGTATGGGGCTGTCGGCACAGGGAAAAGTACTGTCGTCCGTAAACTGATGCTGGATTGGTGTGCTGGATCGGTTTTCTCCCAGTTCAAACTTGTGTTGCCCTTCTCCTGTGAGGATCTTTCCCATTTATCCAAGCCGACATCCCTTCGAGATCTTGTGGGCAAGAAATACCTGCACCTTCGCAAGACACCTTATCTTAGTGGAGACAATGACAAGGCTAAGGATGTCCTCTTCATCTTCAACGGAATGGAGAAGATGAAGCTGGATTTTCGCATCGGTTCCACAGAGTTATGCAGCGATCCCAATGAGGCTCTCCCATCAGAGGCTGTTGTTGTTAATCTGCTTAGGAAATACCTGCTACCTGAG GCCAGCATTTTGGTTACCACGAGACTATCTGCTGTGGACAGAGTTCCTAAAAAATACGTAAATCGTTATGTACAAATCTGTGGCTTCAGTGATCCTGATCGCCAGAGTGCCTACTTCACCAGCAGGCTCTTGCAACAGAATGAAGGCAAGCCGGGCAAGGCAGCCGAGACGCTCATAGAGATGCTTTACCTAAATCTACAGCGGGAGAGTCAGCTAGCAACCGCCTGCTTCTTACCTTCTTACTGCTGGCTTACATGTGCCACTcttcatttattgcattttactgATACAAAGTCACCAATTCGAACTCTCACTGGCATCTACACCAGGTTCATGAGGCTCAACTTTGGAGGAGAAGTGATAACTGTGGATGGAAACGTCTCATCACAAGAGCAACAGAACTCATTAATGCTCTATGTGGTCCGTACTGTTGGTAAACTAGCTTTTGACGGCGTCACCAACAAGCGGACGTCGTTCTCCGCTGAAGAACTGGAGCAGTGGGTTGGCGGAAAGACTAAAACGGACGAAGAGCTCGAGCAGCTGGCGGTGTTTCGCACAGATGTGCTTGACTTCTTTCTGGTTCCCCGCAATGATCATGGTAGAGATCCTGAATCTGGTGGTAGGCGCTACGTGTTTGCTGTTCCCGCCATGCAGGAATATCTAGCAGCTCTTTATGTTGTTCTTGGCGAGAACAAAAGCGTCCTGGAGAAGTTGACTAAGGAAGTCTCGGAGACTTTGGGACACGCCGGTGAGGACATCACGAGCCTCCTGAGCATCCTCTCTAAAATCATACCTTTCCGAATCTTTGCCGTTTTCAATTTGCTTAAGTTGTTCCCGAAACTCTTTGAGCGAGTCAGCAGCCTCAGCAAAGGGCGTATTGCAAACACCATGACGGCAGAAATGTTTCGTTCGGAGGACAGCTTCAATGAAGATGTTTTGGACCAGCTGGAACAAAGTCTGCTGGGAGTGCATGGTCCACAGCCACAGGAGGAAACCTACACAAGAGCGTTCGAACTCTACCCTATCTTCATGGGTGGACTTCTTCATTACGGGAACCGGAGGCTGTTAGACCAGCTTGGATGCAGCATCAAGAGTCACACGGTTTCCCAGATCACCCGTGCGCTGAGGAAACACCTGATCAAGGGGAGTCAGAAGAAGCAGCCTCCTGAGGAGCTCATGGATCTTCTGGTCCTGCTGTATGAGTTCCAGAACCCTCGACTCACAGCTGAAGTCCTACAGTCCATCAAGACCATCAACTTGTCGAATGTACGCATGACGCCACACAAGTGCTTCGTTCTGAGCATGGTTCTGAGCTGCACGAGCTCAAGCTTCCACCTGAATGAGCTCAACCTCTCCTCCTGCCACATCACTCCAGAGTTACTGCAGATGCTTTGGCCAGCCTTCCATCACACTAGCAACCTCAA TCTCCAGTTTAACAGCCTGGGTCCTGAGTCCTGCATTCTTCTGCGAGATCTCCTGCTTGAGCCCAACTGTACTATTAAGTCATTACA GTTGTGTGACAACTACTTGACAGACGCTGGCATCAGCCATCTGCTGGAAGCTCTGTCTGGTAACCACTCTTTGCAACGGCTGAGTCTGATGCATACTGGGCTAGGGGACCGATCGGCACAAATGCTGGCTGAGAGACTGGGCCAGCATGATATGTTACAGGAGCTGAATGTGGCCTTCAACAACATCGGAGATGGTGCAGCTCTCATGCTGGCTGACGCCTGTCGCGAACATCCCCACATCCACACAGTCCA TTTGTACCTGAACCAGCTTACAGATGTGGGTAAACAGTCTCTGTATGTTCGTGGAGGTCCTCGGGTCAAAGAGGGCCGGCGGGTGAAGGTCCTGTCCTCTGTAACAGAGGGTTCGGACATCTCAGAGGACTGGCATCCCATTCTAAGCGTCATTGGCAAAAATTCTCTTTCCTGGGACAGAGGCCGTGTCCGCGAACAACTGTTGGTCTTCCTGAAAGACCTGGAATGGGGTCGCAAACAGCACCAGAGTTTCTGGAAAAAGATGCACTTCCGACGAGTGGAGAGCGTTGTGAGGCAAATGCTGCGCTTACTGGAGAAGAGCAGTGATACGGGAACCGGGACCAGTACAAAATGA